Part of the Mercenaria mercenaria strain notata chromosome 8, MADL_Memer_1, whole genome shotgun sequence genome is shown below.
TAATTGGTCTGGATGGTACCTTTGCAGTTGGGGTTATGTTTTTTTACCATAGTACATTATTCTTATAACTTCAGCAGCAAAAATTTCATCATCATATGTAATATCTTTCACCAAAATCCTTTAaactatatattttgaaaagacaaCTTAGATAGAACTTCTGatgtaatttatttcataaatcgtTTGATACTTTCAACCTTGTAGAAATTCGAGGTTCGCAAGTACGAAGCAAGCATGTGGGTAGCATCGGAAACGGTGGCGTTTTACTACACAAAGCGTGAGAGTGACGCTATGTTCTTTAAGCTGTTCCACTATATATCAGGAAACAACTCCATGAGTGAGtataacaatacattttataaacCGTCACTTTAGAGTGACATTTTTTGAGTttttatatttcatgaaatataattGTTACATGGCCGCTCACGTGATTAACAGTTCCGATGACGTTATTAGCATGCGACTCTGTATGCTTGACACTATAAAGGAATTTGTGTTTTCTGACACAttaacaatgaaaatattatgtaatttTGGCATGCTTAGAACTGATCCATATTGTTTTTGAAGTTAGTGTACCATTTTATGTAAACGGCACATCGCATTGACATGCATCATAGCAATGTGTCGTCTACTTAGGACAGGCTTTAGCTTAGCTTAGAACATAATTCGACAACTCGATGCATCATCAGTATAGCTGTGTCCggaataaaatgcatttatatgacTTTTCAGCACGCGAGTGCGTGCGTGTCTATGTGTGCTCGGGTTTAGcgtcatttttttcagtcataaaaacgACGGTtcctacttgtagcagtgagcgcaatgaCAAATTTTattgtgctgcctcactggaatatcacgctgcaGACACAGGACGTGATACCGAACCAATCAATGCATAAcgccaaacgaggaagctactagtacaatTTTATAGCGTCTTTGACATGACGCCGCCAGGGAAAgagcccacgacctcccgcattcgAAGTGGGCGCTCTATCGCTAGGATACCGAGGCGGTTCCATATGCTTGTTTTAGATATTTATCAAATGATTGTTTTGATAATTATAGATATGAAGATTGCTATGACCACTCCAGTGATAACAGAAGTACTTCACGGACCAGGTCCGGACTGTGAAAGCAACTTTACAATGCACTTTATGATGCCGTACGCTCTGCAGGCAAATCCACCACAACCCACAGAATCAGGTGTTTTCATCAGAAATTTACCGGAAATGACCGTTCTTGTTAAGTATGTTTAAGTCACACTTTTTGTACTTACAAATGTTctttgtaagatattttaaacttaTTCATTGTGCAGTTTTTACAAGTTCTGGTTTACTCTAAATTGTCATCCttgaattttatatttcaaaccaaaGGTATATCGCATTGTCAAAAGCCGTCATAAGTCTGGATCAGAAAAAAGTGCACACACCGTGTTGATTTCCATGCATATTTGAAATCGCCTCGCTCTGCACTTAAACGTTGTTAGAAAGTTATTATttagaacgaaatggcagaaatcagtccTCATAAGGCGGAGATTAAATATCTGGTTTAATACACCATCAACCGGTTTAAACTCTCCAGTTCTTGcatgttattttatttcagacaatACGGTGGTTTTAGCACAGATGATTCAAAGAGAGTAAACTTAGAACAGCTCATCAACGACTTGAACGCAGCCAAAAAGAAATACCGGGACGACCGTTTCTTCACGGCGGGATATGATGGACCATACGCCATTGATAGACATAACGAGATCTGGGTGGCCGCTTTATAAGCGGGCCTTTTAGTGCGAGATTTATTCGGACAGCgcatatatttctaacatgtgCTAAATTTCAACGTGCATAATCTGATCGAACTTTCATTAGACTTAAGCTTGTCATGGAATAAAGAATTAACAATTGTAAATGTAAACTTTACCTGCTTGCACATACTAAAACGTATATTGTACAGACACTGTACAAGGCGAATTCATACGAATTCAAATTCAATTATTAATTATCAATTATTAATTCAATAATTAAAAGCAACGATATAGATTATATggaacatatttcaattctatctcatctttatatatatatatatggtttaGAATGTTTGTTTATACCTCTTAAAAGAACAAGGACAAAGTTTCACGGTTTCTTTCTTATCTTACTGACTTGCATTAAACTTACTGAAAGAACAGTCATGTACATTGCCTGCGAGCAGGGGACACGTAGGCCCGAATAGTAACAAAGTGcattttgatatatacatgtatgtacataatTCCATTATATTTGTAAtcacaacatgttttttttctaataaatatttatagaaaatgatcTTGCTGGTTTTATTTTGAGTTTCATAATCAATATTTTTCATCATGAGTTTCGTACCATTGAAAATGTCTCTTAAACAAAAACTATacacagaaataaaattaaagttaaCTAGAATGCATGAAAAGTGACCGATTCTTCGAAAACTTCAAAACAATCACGAATAAACGCGAATATTTTGACACTGGTAACTTTAGGTCATGTGTACTGTCATCCCGAGAGTGTGGCAGCAAATGGTCATTCTTACTTCTTACTCTTGATTATTAGAAgtaaaccagatttatatagcgccctctTCATGGCAAGAACGTTCAAAGGATATTTACATAGTACAAAGGCAGCCGCTCAGGGCTTCAAATTCATCCTTTGCTTGAACGATCTGACAAGAGAGACAGGGCGGgagaaagcccccagaacagggagttagagagagagaaatcctttagACATTAATTTACCTAGCCTAGCGCTTTGCAAAAGACAGTCTGGTCCTTTAACGTGccaggtgtatagcaccgatacacgcaaagccgcctttcccgggaagaaccagtactggcctccaagttagttaggtgggagacactcaatgTTATCTTAGATCGTGTTACCACTAGATTACTAGCCTCCTACTTATTGAATATGCCTTCACTATAAAGCCCGACCTATTTGAAAAGCCCTTTCGAATATATCCCGttcaaaagtaataaaatattggtttatatgagtatttttttttattccatggTCCAGTTTCCCAACTTGATTTTGGTAACTTCTCTACTTTAATGCACGTGCAAAATACTTGCAATCCACATTTTATCGACAAAATATcgcattatatttttgtttataagttGTTCCAAAGGAGCGATCGTGAAATTTAGTTCCATGGTAAAATTTACaagtttaaattataaaaatggttTGTTGTTTACCCGACGAGATGGTTTTAAATGGTCAGGACAGACGATAAAATAAACTTCTTAATTCCAGTTAGTCATTTAACACCAGAATGTGTAAAGTTCAAACGTGGTCATTTCTTTAATCTACAAAGTTGAAACCACAATAAAGATGTTTTCAAAGTTTATGTTTTTCTTCCATttcaattttcataaacattttcaatgactAACCGTAGACTCACTGCTTCCCAATTTGACCTGTTCAAGTCGAAGggagataaataaataaacttttcatAGTTTAACATTAGTGTACCATCTTCCCTTGTTTACATATATCTCTATTTTGTCTAAAAGTGTCGATCAACACAGTCACAAGACGCTGGTACCACTGCTGCCTACAGGTGAACTATCTTCCGTCAAGACGCTGGTGCCACTGCTACCTACAGGTGAACTGTCTTCCGTCAAGACGCTAGTACCACTGCTGCCTACAGGTGAACTATCTTCTACTATCTTCCGTCAAGACACTGGTACCACTGCTTCCTACAGTCAAGACGCTGGGATCACTGCTGCCTTCCGGTTTACTGTGTTCCGTCAAGACACTGGTACCACTGCTGCCTACAGGTGTACTATCTTCCGTCAAGACACTGGTACCACTGCTTCTTTCAAGACACTGGCACTAGCTCAATGTATACTCATTAGAGTCAACACAAGTGCTACATTCCATTGACTCTCGTTTTCACTCTATATTGTGGCTTATTTTCCCTTAGGTGCTATGATTTCGTTTATATAATTGCATGACTGATCGTCTGCACATCTGTATTTAAGTAAATACTCTGCTGTATCTGCAAAATTTATGTCACCAATTCACTTGCAAAAATGTATCGCTAGGGGAGGTAACCCCTGCTGGGAGTTTGATATTACCTGCATATTTCAACAGCTTACTTCTATCAATCTGGACAAAATGGAGATATTTATCAACAAAGTGGTAATGAGAGGATGAACAAAACTTTAATTAGcattaaacaaatgaaaatcaaCTTAACGTTTATAAATGAAAGTTAACAATTAGAATTTTTTTGTAAGACGTGCTTAAAACTACAGAGAATAATGAATACATAGATTATTCaacttttattattgtttaataaatttatatcaagAGACAGCTGCATGAAGGCTTTACTAATTTTCATAATAAGTTTTTTTATACAGTGAAGTCTCTGTaaagcaacaccctttgggagatacaactGACTGTTATGTAGGGGTTGtcgttctggagaggtaaatttgatagtatatttcagcttagggaaattttgatgatgttgttgtaGAGAGGTTTTTGTTTAAGAGacggccgctctggagaggttgtactgtatattaAACTTTATATTTGGTAGCCCCATAGGCCTATATTTATGTCCTTTTTGCAAAACAAGGCATTAAAGAGTGTCAAATATTAGGTTAGCCGTAGTAACATTTGCTAATGCCtcctttaagaaataatacacAGAAGAACAAtcttttaataattatattgaaacGAATCGGTTGTCCGCCACGTAGAATGATTCACCCAGACTACGGCCTCGTTAAATTATTCCACAGACGTATGCTCTCTTCGTCGTGCTTAAATATGTTAAAGCATGGTTCTTCTATACATTACTTAGAtgaaaatatgctttttatgcCAAAAAGTGGAGGAAAAGGGGAAGCACTCTTTCTAGGCGCACGTATGGCACCAAATACTTGGTCAATGTAATGTCAACGCGACGGGGTTTTAAGAATGTTTAAACACGCGCCTAATGATCTATTCAGAGTGTGTTTGAATTAAGTGAAACaccattatgttatatcatttcgattctgaaaAGTCTTTTAtacaaaacagtaaataaaatttagtatCATTTTTTCTCGGCGCTTGTATTGCGTCAAACGACGACAGACGTGTTTCAATATTGCCGTGTtttataaatgtgcatttttctatattagaatataattatatgaaatgaaTGACCAGGTAACGTCTTATTCATTAATTTAGTGATATGAAAATTAATTACAAACCTTGTACAAGCGTATAATTCACAAGCATAAATCTTATGGCAAAAAGTCGAGGTATAACTGCTTTGATAGAACTTTTCTGTCTTTAACAAGAAAAGCCCATGAAACTTCATTTCTTCATAAGACAGTCTTAGGTATAGGTATATATGATATTATAATAGCCTACAGACGTACTGTTCTCTGATTATGGCAACCCTGCGtagaatatacaaaaatataagatTCCTTCTAGTAAATTTCtaatttgatatatctttacAGCATAgctttctgtaaatatttttgtttggtttattttCCAATTGTTACTCCTGGGACTCCACGTCTCGAAAATCGCCAGACTTTTGGTGGACGTCCGATATCTCCTACAAAAACATCCCTGCCATCTCGTGATACTGTGACGTCATGAGGTTGGCTCGGGAAATCCTGAAATTTGCAGAGTTGTGAACTAATACAGcatatcaaatacatttaataGTATAGATTAACATTTAGTCTGTATTGTTTTTATAGAGTATTTAAATATATGGTAATATAATTCAAAACCTTTATACGAGGTGTGTTCGAAATGTAATGCAACTGGGTAAAACCCTGTTTATTTTAACTAAATGAATTCTCGTCTCCTCGTAGCAACTACCCAGTGCTTCCGCTAAAAACGGagcatttttcggcgacgccgtctaaattcgttttcgttacttatgccacgtgacttcagtttgcaaatcaaactacttgataacgcattatagataatttatcaaaatggaagatttatgcaacactctgtctgattggacgagagtgtcaatttcttccactctgttgattgtgctacgctgagtgaaatgtagacaaggCGTTTATCcaaaacgacgctgttcacagttttaaagctaactttggctcagtatatttagcaagaatattgatatatctcaaagtgataagtaagtttaataaataagataaaaacctgttcaaataccaacatatatcaaattaa
Proteins encoded:
- the LOC123565841 gene encoding heme-binding protein 2-like, producing the protein MLRIAVLLALVGCSQQVGFLLNSFNMPGAVQSEAAFRKPFFCHDLDCPRYTVLETNDKFEVRKYEASMWVASETVAFYYTKRESDAMFFKLFHYISGNNSMNMKIAMTTPVITEVLHGPGPDCESNFTMHFMMPYALQANPPQPTESGVFIRNLPEMTVLVKQYGGFSTDDSKRVNLEQLINDLNAAKKKYRDDRFFTAGYDGPYAIDRHNEIWVAAL